The following are from one region of the Halarcobacter sp. genome:
- a CDS encoding Crp/Fnr family transcriptional regulator → MYIDILKKIDFFKLLNEDEIKLINDACKIITLSKNNILFYEGEDAKAFYILLQGNLKLYKTGTMGNEIVIHNFTKPTIFAEMATFQESTFPATAVSVSSHSKVAILKKDIFISLLKKNSNLSFHIIGALIKKMKTLEQTIHRNLVYDTTQRVCFLLKESPNILIEKKHSTIANNLNMAPATLSRTIKKLKDDDILDENNMIKDYSFFEILK, encoded by the coding sequence ATGTATATAGATATATTGAAAAAAATAGATTTTTTTAAATTACTTAATGAAGATGAAATAAAATTAATTAATGATGCTTGTAAAATAATAACTCTTAGTAAAAACAATATATTATTTTATGAAGGAGAAGATGCCAAAGCATTTTATATTTTACTTCAAGGAAATTTGAAATTATACAAAACAGGTACAATGGGAAATGAAATAGTTATTCACAATTTTACAAAACCTACAATTTTTGCAGAAATGGCTACATTTCAAGAATCAACTTTTCCTGCTACTGCTGTTAGTGTGAGTAGTCACAGTAAAGTAGCAATTTTAAAAAAAGATATTTTTATATCTCTTTTAAAAAAAAATTCTAATTTGTCATTTCATATTATAGGAGCATTGATAAAAAAGATGAAAACACTAGAACAAACAATTCACCGAAACTTAGTTTATGATACAACTCAAAGAGTTTGCTTTTTATTAAAAGAATCTCCTAATATTTTAATTGAGAAAAAACATTCTACAATAGCAAATAATTTAAATATGGCTCCAGCTACATTATCAAGAACAATTAAAAAATTAAAAGATGATGATATTTTAGATGAAAATAATATGATAAAAGATTACTCTTTTTTTGAAATTTTAAAATAA
- the mfd gene encoding transcription-repair coupling factor — translation MNSIYEFLKNLKDEKKLKDCQLLVVNDDIQAQMASDIISFLGFKPFALADFRANFGDDLLSFSTELQDITKVLNEYYSYKKENKILISPVRTISFPMPKENCFDSFEISFADTLNLEEFKSKLFNWGYYFVDIVTSEAEVSVRGDIIDICPLGSEIGYRVSLFDDEVESIRKFDIEDQKSFKEEIESFKITPAFLALDEQKLEEINEQIEKVESDAFIKDIHSLGFWYLDELGEYLPQKLNSFITKEALDELEEVYVFEDKRINKDKFLTLPQIFRAKNYQEIAPANVKEFLTFHENKKVTIISSTEAKVKSFDLELSNKDINYVFDSYIINLVSDDEVIISLNKEIKKRRKKKIKLVLDELQNGDFVVHEKHGIGQYQGIEPVVVMGAKRDFVVVTYAGDDKLLLPVENIDTIDRYVTDGSSYAVVDKLGKGSFAKLKEKVKDKLFAIANDIIKIAAARELVNGIKINTDKKLLSDFANSAGFEYTKDQARSVREIFEDLSSGRVMDRLLSGDVGFGKTEVAMNALLATVLDGYQAIFVCPTTLLASQHFHGIKKRFADYGIKMAKLDGKSSTKEKSQIKKDLESGELQLVIGTHSLLSVKTNNLALVVIDEEHKFGVKQKEKLKALRDDVHIFSMSATPIPRTLNLALSKLKGMSSLLTPPQERLGVRTYVKEYSDKLIKEIILREKRRGGQLFYVHNNIASIEAKKADIEEVVPNIKVEIIHSQIKPAEAEKIIEKFENKEFDILLATSIVESGLHLPNANSIIIDGADRFGIADLHQLRGRVGRSDKEGFCYYVVEDKKKITNDAIKRLVALESNSYLGSGTALAHQDLEIRGGGNIIGEAQSGHIKQIGYGLYLKMLEDALATLSGDTKEEAKTVDIKLAISAYISSDYIVEDRVRLELYRRLSKCQNKEEVYVIEEEMEDRFGKPDTPTKQFLELIMIKILALSKSIKTISSYEMNVTFTKGDDTKETIKSPSKDDDDIIDTTLKYLRK, via the coding sequence GTGAACAGTATATACGAATTTTTAAAAAATTTAAAAGATGAAAAAAAATTAAAAGATTGTCAACTTCTTGTTGTAAATGATGATATTCAAGCTCAAATGGCTTCAGATATTATATCTTTTTTGGGTTTTAAACCTTTTGCATTAGCTGATTTTAGAGCAAACTTTGGGGATGATTTATTATCTTTTTCAACTGAACTTCAAGATATTACAAAAGTTTTAAATGAATACTACTCATATAAAAAAGAGAATAAAATTTTAATCTCTCCTGTTAGAACTATCTCTTTTCCTATGCCAAAAGAGAACTGTTTTGATTCTTTTGAAATCTCATTTGCCGATACTTTAAATCTTGAAGAGTTTAAATCTAAACTTTTTAATTGGGGATATTATTTTGTTGATATAGTTACTTCAGAAGCAGAAGTTTCTGTACGTGGAGATATTATAGATATTTGTCCTTTAGGAAGTGAAATTGGATATAGGGTTTCTTTATTTGATGATGAAGTTGAGAGTATCAGAAAGTTTGATATTGAAGACCAAAAGTCTTTTAAAGAGGAGATTGAGTCTTTTAAAATAACTCCAGCATTTCTAGCCTTAGATGAACAAAAACTTGAAGAGATAAATGAACAGATTGAAAAGGTTGAGTCTGATGCTTTTATTAAAGATATTCACTCTTTAGGGTTTTGGTATTTAGATGAGTTAGGTGAGTATTTACCTCAAAAATTAAACTCATTTATTACAAAAGAGGCTTTAGATGAACTTGAAGAGGTTTATGTTTTTGAAGATAAAAGAATAAACAAAGACAAGTTTTTAACTCTTCCTCAAATCTTTAGAGCAAAAAACTATCAAGAGATTGCACCAGCAAATGTAAAAGAGTTTTTAACTTTTCATGAAAACAAAAAAGTAACTATTATCTCTTCAACTGAAGCAAAAGTAAAATCTTTTGATTTAGAGCTTTCAAACAAAGATATCAATTATGTATTTGATTCTTATATAATAAATCTTGTAAGTGATGATGAGGTTATTATCTCACTTAATAAAGAGATTAAAAAAAGAAGAAAAAAGAAAATCAAACTTGTTCTTGATGAGTTACAAAATGGAGATTTTGTTGTTCATGAAAAACATGGTATTGGTCAATATCAAGGGATAGAACCAGTAGTTGTTATGGGAGCAAAAAGGGATTTTGTTGTTGTAACTTACGCAGGTGATGATAAACTTTTACTTCCAGTTGAAAATATTGATACTATTGATAGATATGTTACTGATGGTAGTTCTTATGCTGTAGTTGATAAGCTTGGAAAAGGAAGTTTTGCAAAACTTAAAGAGAAAGTAAAAGATAAACTTTTTGCAATTGCAAATGATATTATTAAAATAGCAGCTGCAAGGGAACTTGTAAATGGTATAAAAATTAATACAGACAAAAAATTACTTTCTGATTTTGCAAACAGTGCGGGGTTTGAATATACAAAAGACCAAGCAAGAAGTGTTAGGGAAATCTTTGAGGATTTAAGTTCAGGAAGAGTTATGGATAGGCTTCTTAGTGGAGATGTTGGTTTTGGTAAAACAGAAGTTGCTATGAATGCTTTACTTGCAACAGTTTTAGATGGATACCAAGCAATCTTTGTATGTCCAACTACACTTTTAGCTTCACAGCACTTTCATGGAATTAAAAAAAGATTTGCAGACTATGGAATCAAGATGGCAAAACTTGATGGAAAAAGTTCTACAAAAGAGAAATCTCAAATCAAAAAAGATTTAGAAAGTGGTGAGCTACAACTTGTAATTGGAACTCACTCACTTCTTAGTGTAAAAACAAATAACTTAGCGCTTGTAGTAATAGATGAAGAACATAAATTTGGAGTAAAACAAAAAGAGAAATTAAAAGCTTTAAGGGATGATGTTCATATCTTCTCTATGAGTGCAACTCCAATTCCAAGAACATTAAATCTTGCTCTTAGTAAACTAAAAGGTATGAGTTCCCTTCTAACTCCTCCACAAGAAAGATTAGGAGTTAGAACCTATGTTAAAGAGTATAGTGACAAACTTATAAAAGAGATTATCTTAAGGGAAAAAAGAAGAGGTGGACAACTTTTTTATGTTCATAATAACATCGCTTCAATAGAAGCTAAAAAAGCAGACATAGAAGAGGTTGTTCCAAATATCAAAGTTGAGATAATCCATTCACAAATAAAACCAGCCGAAGCAGAAAAGATAATAGAAAAATTTGAAAACAAAGAGTTTGATATTTTACTTGCAACCTCTATTGTGGAATCTGGACTTCATCTTCCAAATGCAAACTCAATTATCATTGATGGAGCAGATAGATTTGGTATTGCTGATTTACATCAGTTAAGAGGAAGAGTTGGAAGAAGTGACAAAGAGGGATTCTGTTATTACGTAGTTGAAGATAAAAAGAAAATTACAAATGATGCAATAAAAAGATTGGTTGCTTTAGAATCAAACTCATACTTAGGAAGTGGTACAGCTTTAGCCCATCAAGATTTAGAAATCAGAGGTGGTGGAAATATTATTGGTGAAGCTCAAAGTGGTCATATAAAACAAATAGGTTATGGTTTATATTTAAAAATGCTAGAAGATGCATTAGCAACTCTTAGTGGAGATACTAAAGAGGAAGCTAAAACTGTTGATATCAAACTAGCTATTTCTGCTTATATTAGTAGTGATTATATAGTTGAAGATAGAGTAAGACTTGAACTATATAGAAGATTGTCAAAATGTCAAAATAAAGAGGAAGTATACGTAATAGAAGAGGAGATGGAGGATAGATTTGGAAAACCAGATACTCCAACAAAACAATTCTTAGAATTAATCATGATAAAAATTCTTGCTCTGTCAAAATCTATTAAAACAATTAGCTCATATGAGATGAATGTTACTTTTACAAAAGGTGATGATACAAAAGAGACAATAAAAAGTCCTAGTAAAGATGATGATGATATTATTGATACAACATTGAAATACTTAAGAAAATAA
- a CDS encoding aminoacetone oxidase family FAD-binding enzyme, which yields MFASKIKNKNICLIESNSKIGQKIKVSGGAKCNITNEKVSCDNYLGEKKLTSFVLKEFSNKDLLNFLNENGVYPKVNPKIVKGTYFCNSSQDVIDMFSKTTSHVKKFLNTKVTDVNYDENFIIKTDNQNIKARKLVVASGGLSYEGLGASSIAFDIAKKFGHTVAKLNPALVGFTVQKEQFWFKKLSGLSLMVKAKVENKSFYGSLLFAHKGCSGPVILNSSLYWKKGKMSFDFLPNKKVRKLLVGNAFISSKIPLPKRFMQEFLESIELKDKPCNKLNEEEIKRLETIHDYEFSPAGNFGYTKAEVTKGGICTDEIDIQSMESLKQKDLYFLGECLDITGELGGYNFQFAFSSAVSCANRI from the coding sequence ATGTTTGCATCTAAAATAAAAAATAAAAATATCTGTTTAATAGAAAGTAATTCAAAAATAGGTCAAAAAATAAAAGTAAGTGGTGGAGCTAAATGTAATATTACAAATGAAAAAGTAAGTTGTGATAATTATTTAGGTGAGAAGAAACTTACTTCTTTTGTTTTAAAAGAGTTTTCAAATAAAGATTTATTAAATTTTTTAAATGAAAATGGTGTATATCCAAAAGTAAATCCCAAAATAGTAAAAGGAACATATTTTTGTAATTCTTCTCAAGATGTTATTGATATGTTTTCAAAAACCACAAGTCATGTAAAAAAGTTTTTAAATACAAAAGTTACTGATGTAAACTATGATGAAAACTTTATTATAAAAACAGATAATCAAAACATAAAAGCAAGAAAACTTGTAGTTGCAAGTGGAGGTTTATCATATGAGGGATTGGGGGCTTCAAGTATTGCTTTTGATATAGCAAAAAAATTTGGGCACACAGTAGCTAAACTAAATCCAGCTCTTGTTGGTTTTACTGTTCAAAAAGAGCAATTTTGGTTTAAAAAGTTAAGTGGTTTATCTCTTATGGTAAAAGCAAAAGTTGAAAATAAATCTTTTTATGGTTCTTTACTTTTTGCCCACAAAGGCTGCTCAGGGCCTGTTATTTTAAATAGCTCTTTATATTGGAAAAAAGGGAAAATGAGTTTTGATTTTTTACCAAATAAAAAAGTTAGAAAATTACTAGTTGGAAATGCTTTTATTAGTTCAAAGATTCCACTTCCAAAAAGATTTATGCAAGAGTTTTTAGAATCAATTGAATTAAAAGATAAACCTTGTAATAAATTAAATGAAGAAGAGATAAAAAGATTAGAAACAATTCATGATTATGAGTTTTCACCTGCTGGTAATTTTGGATATACAAAAGCTGAAGTTACAAAAGGTGGAATTTGTACAGATGAAATAGATATTCAATCTATGGAGAGTTTAAAACAAAAAGATTTATATTTTTTAGGAGAATGTTTGGATATAACAGGGGAACTTGGAGGTTATAACTTTCAATTTGCTTTTTCTAGTGCTGTATCTTGTGCAAATAGAATTTGA
- a CDS encoding response regulator transcription factor, producing MIKIAMVEDDLELAEVLTQYLKQYNIEVINYEEPYLALSSLKLNKFDLIILDLTLPGMDGLDVCKEIVKNFDTPIIISSARSDITDKVTALQLGADDYLPKPYDPRELEVRIKTILRRFNHNNDDVKEEKVKLFNLDLDKKEITKEGKYIKLTAAEYEVLSLMIRREGFVISREDIFDNSDLMNSDYESSGSLAVIINRIRHKIEDNPKEPKYLHTIRGMGYKFTNE from the coding sequence TTGATAAAAATTGCTATGGTGGAAGATGATTTAGAATTAGCTGAAGTTCTAACTCAATACTTAAAGCAGTATAATATTGAAGTAATTAACTATGAGGAGCCGTATTTGGCTCTAAGTAGTTTAAAGTTAAATAAATTTGATTTAATAATATTAGATTTAACTCTTCCTGGAATGGATGGTTTAGATGTGTGTAAAGAGATTGTTAAAAATTTTGATACACCTATAATTATATCAAGTGCGAGAAGTGACATAACCGATAAGGTAACTGCTTTACAATTGGGTGCTGATGATTATCTACCAAAGCCATATGATCCAAGGGAACTTGAAGTTAGAATAAAGACAATTTTAAGAAGATTTAATCATAATAATGATGATGTAAAAGAGGAAAAAGTTAAACTTTTTAATCTTGATTTGGATAAAAAAGAGATTACAAAAGAAGGAAAATATATAAAGTTGACAGCTGCCGAATATGAGGTTTTATCTTTAATGATACGAAGAGAAGGTTTTGTAATCAGTAGAGAAGATATATTTGATAACTCAGATTTGATGAATTCTGATTATGAAAGTTCAGGCTCTTTAGCTGTAATTATTAATAGAATAAGGCATAAAATAGAAGATAATCCAAAAGAACCAAAATATTTACATACAATTAGAGGAATGGGGTATAAATTTACAAATGAATAG
- a CDS encoding ArsS family sensor histidine kinase, translating to MNRESIFFTITISFFISIILVIVSFGILMIGNQKRVEHYLFEKYRPVSQMIFKRHFRKGGFDERFYENLTSLNFNMIAEKPQINSVTYNPKTKVLAQRRYKDILFRVLQLNNKQYLYLKKKQNTFLIEDKNDFTVDSKIYIILGFAIILITLILSFLVTLRKLMPLKILKDKVSTLGDENFDFECCNTNRKDEVSLLANEFKISAKKLKKLKEARNVFIRNIMHELKTPITKGKFLTELERNEENYEKLKEVFNRLESLINEFASIEELISSSKNIEKRYYFLDDIIDNAKDILMLDDELVIEKYENIKLDINFKLFSIAIKNLIDNAIKYSDDKKVTIKNDGENIIFENSGKELEFDLEKYYEPFFANEEKRKNSFGLGLYIISNILKANNYVLEYEYKDDKNIFICKKEEK from the coding sequence ATGAATAGAGAATCAATATTTTTTACAATCACAATAAGTTTTTTTATTTCTATTATTTTAGTAATAGTTAGTTTTGGTATTTTAATGATTGGTAATCAAAAAAGAGTAGAACACTACTTATTTGAAAAATATAGACCAGTTTCTCAAATGATATTTAAACGACATTTTAGAAAAGGTGGTTTTGATGAAAGATTTTATGAAAATTTAACATCTTTAAATTTTAACATGATAGCTGAAAAGCCACAAATAAATAGTGTAACTTACAATCCAAAAACAAAAGTTTTAGCCCAAAGAAGATATAAAGATATACTTTTTAGAGTTCTACAATTAAATAATAAACAATATCTATATTTAAAAAAGAAACAAAATACCTTTTTAATAGAAGATAAAAATGATTTTACAGTAGATTCTAAAATATATATTATTTTAGGTTTTGCAATTATATTAATCACTTTGATTTTATCTTTTCTTGTAACTCTTAGAAAACTAATGCCATTAAAAATATTAAAAGATAAAGTTAGTACTTTAGGTGATGAAAACTTTGATTTTGAATGTTGTAATACCAATAGAAAAGATGAAGTTTCTTTATTAGCAAATGAATTTAAAATAAGTGCCAAAAAATTAAAAAAACTTAAAGAAGCTAGAAATGTTTTTATTAGAAACATAATGCATGAACTAAAAACACCTATAACAAAAGGGAAATTTCTAACTGAGTTAGAAAGAAATGAAGAAAACTACGAAAAACTAAAAGAGGTTTTCAATCGTTTAGAATCTTTAATAAATGAGTTTGCTTCAATTGAAGAGTTAATATCTTCTTCAAAAAATATTGAAAAAAGATATTACTTTTTAGATGATATTATTGATAATGCAAAAGATATTTTAATGTTAGATGATGAATTAGTTATTGAAAAATATGAGAATATAAAACTTGATATTAATTTTAAACTTTTTTCAATAGCAATTAAAAATCTAATTGATAATGCTATTAAATATTCTGATGATAAAAAAGTTACGATAAAAAATGATGGTGAAAATATAATTTTTGAAAATAGTGGAAAAGAGTTAGAGTTTGATTTAGAAAAATATTATGAACCATTTTTTGCCAATGAGGAAAAAAGAAAAAATTCATTTGGATTAGGTTTATATATTATTAGCAATATTTTAAAAGCAAATAATTATGTTTTAGAATATGAATATAAAGATGATAAAAATATTTTTATATGTAAAAAGGAAGAGAAATAG
- a CDS encoding choline BCCT transporter BetT: MKSKLNKHVFFTSSGLIILLALFASIFPKVADNFFKNLQNVIVQNGSWFYVLSVAIILITVFYLALSKYGDIKLGPDHSTADYSYLSWFAMLFSAGMGIGLMFFGVAEPVMHFLNPPVGEGSTIEAAKEALKITFFHWGLHAWAIYAIVAIILAFFSYRHNLPLTLRSALYPLIGDKIYGPIGHAVDIFAVIGTLFGVATSLGYGVLQVNTGLNYLWDVPVNTTSQVILIIAVTGLATISVTTGLDKGIKILSEINLVLAVLLLLFVLVAGNTIFLLQAYVQNVGDYASNLLKSTFNLFAYQKTDWIGGWTILYWAWWISWSPFVGLFIARISRGRTIREFTLGVLLVPTGFTLMWMTFFGNSAISLILDDGLIQFGQVVKDNVPVAIFAFLEHFSFSGLTSIVATVMVIVFFVTSSDSGSMVIDMLCSNGNDNTPIWQRVYWAVGEGVVASVLILVGGLSALQTMTIASALPFAIVLLIACYGLIKALRVDIAKKESLQYNPTQITTTNNTADWDTRLSNIIDYPSKTNVKKFIKKVTSPAVNDVAEELKKHELDVLVKESDDGISLTVVLGEEGNFGENKNFIYKVKVEPRVKPSFAVDEKDDNERTEEELYYCAVVHLIEGGQDYDIMGWSKDGIRNDIVDHYQKHMHFIHLLS, encoded by the coding sequence ATGAAATCAAAACTTAACAAACATGTTTTTTTCACTTCTTCTGGACTAATCATTTTGCTAGCATTGTTTGCATCTATATTTCCAAAAGTAGCTGATAATTTTTTTAAAAACTTACAAAATGTTATTGTACAAAATGGTAGTTGGTTTTATGTACTATCAGTTGCAATAATATTAATCACTGTATTTTATTTAGCACTTTCGAAATATGGAGATATTAAACTAGGTCCTGATCACTCTACGGCAGATTACTCATATCTTTCGTGGTTTGCCATGCTATTTTCAGCTGGGATGGGAATTGGTTTAATGTTTTTTGGTGTTGCTGAACCTGTAATGCACTTTTTAAACCCACCTGTAGGAGAAGGAAGTACAATTGAAGCAGCCAAAGAAGCTTTAAAAATCACTTTTTTTCACTGGGGTTTACACGCTTGGGCAATTTATGCAATCGTTGCAATTATTTTGGCATTTTTTAGTTATAGACATAATCTTCCTTTAACTTTAAGATCTGCACTTTATCCTCTAATTGGGGATAAAATATATGGACCAATTGGTCACGCAGTTGATATTTTTGCAGTAATCGGTACTTTATTTGGGGTTGCAACCTCTTTAGGTTATGGAGTATTACAAGTAAATACAGGGTTAAACTATTTATGGGATGTACCAGTTAATACAACTTCACAAGTAATTTTAATCATTGCTGTAACTGGTCTTGCAACAATTTCAGTTACAACTGGACTTGATAAAGGTATCAAAATACTTTCAGAAATAAATCTAGTGTTAGCTGTATTACTTCTACTTTTTGTATTGGTTGCAGGAAATACTATTTTCTTACTTCAAGCTTACGTACAAAATGTTGGTGATTATGCATCAAACTTATTAAAAAGTACCTTTAATCTCTTTGCCTATCAAAAAACTGATTGGATAGGTGGTTGGACCATTCTTTATTGGGCTTGGTGGATATCTTGGTCACCATTTGTTGGACTTTTTATTGCAAGGATTTCAAGAGGTAGAACAATTAGAGAGTTTACTTTAGGTGTTCTTTTAGTACCAACTGGATTTACTTTAATGTGGATGACATTTTTTGGTAATTCAGCTATTAGTTTAATCTTAGATGATGGTTTAATCCAATTTGGACAAGTTGTTAAAGACAATGTACCTGTAGCAATTTTTGCCTTTTTAGAACATTTTAGTTTTAGTGGACTTACATCTATAGTTGCTACAGTTATGGTTATAGTATTTTTTGTTACATCTTCGGATTCTGGTTCTATGGTTATTGATATGCTTTGTTCAAATGGTAATGACAATACTCCAATTTGGCAAAGAGTTTATTGGGCCGTTGGAGAAGGTGTTGTTGCTTCAGTCTTAATTTTAGTTGGAGGTTTAAGTGCTTTACAAACAATGACCATTGCCAGTGCTTTACCTTTTGCTATTGTTTTACTCATAGCCTGCTATGGACTAATAAAAGCTTTAAGAGTAGATATAGCTAAAAAAGAGAGTTTACAATATAACCCTACTCAAATAACAACCACAAATAATACTGCTGATTGGGATACAAGATTAAGTAATATAATTGACTACCCTTCTAAAACAAATGTAAAAAAATTTATTAAAAAGGTTACCTCTCCTGCTGTAAATGATGTGGCTGAAGAATTAAAAAAACATGAATTGGATGTTTTAGTAAAAGAGTCAGATGATGGTATATCTTTAACTGTTGTTTTAGGTGAAGAGGGTAATTTTGGTGAAAATAAAAACTTTATATATAAAGTAAAAGTTGAGCCAAGAGTTAAACCTAGTTTTGCTGTTGATGAAAAAGATGACAATGAAAGAACAGAAGAGGAATTATATTATTGTGCAGTTGTTCACCTAATTGAAGGGGGACAAGATTATGATATTATGGGATGGTCAAAAGATGGTATCAGAAATGATATTGTTGACCACTATCAAAAACATATGCACTTTATTCACTTATTAAGTTAG
- a CDS encoding Spy/CpxP family protein refolding chaperone translates to MKRKLLMTVALTGLLGTGLYAYGGNMQGMDKGMSCPSGMKSSMMKKHKKMKDFGVMGLIRDLNLSSEQMKDIQEIKQDMMKNKVKSTVAFSKDGFDKEKYIEIMKQKRDNMLESKAEMIDRVYKVLTSEQKEQLKVLMDLREEKMASMMKKRMRF, encoded by the coding sequence ATGAAAAGAAAATTATTAATGACAGTAGCACTTACTGGATTATTAGGAACTGGTCTTTATGCATATGGTGGAAATATGCAAGGTATGGATAAAGGTATGAGTTGCCCTAGTGGTATGAAAAGTTCTATGATGAAAAAACACAAAAAAATGAAAGATTTTGGTGTTATGGGTTTAATAAGAGATTTAAATTTATCTTCTGAACAAATGAAAGATATTCAAGAAATCAAACAAGATATGATGAAAAATAAAGTAAAATCTACAGTTGCTTTTTCAAAAGATGGTTTTGACAAAGAGAAATATATTGAAATCATGAAACAAAAAAGAGATAATATGCTAGAATCAAAAGCTGAAATGATTGATAGAGTATATAAAGTTTTAACTTCTGAACAAAAAGAGCAATTAAAAGTGCTTATGGATTTAAGAGAAGAAAAAATGGCTTCAATGATGAAAAAAAGGATGAGATTTTGA
- a CDS encoding methyl-accepting chemotaxis protein, whose product MFFSGSKHKDEEILQLKKEIEGLKEQLEQKNQKVESLQKKVEDSISSIELENVKKELDIYIQMAGFSQSEGLMVFGKDDKVFFRNKNTIEHGVDEHVVLNAVKNSSDRVILNDCEASVAIKEFNDYTIVSLKQTSIHDKKDGGLLERHNKNMTNSLSTTQNAYLSLLEELKSMMKESKETAEGSTKGLNLTNDIVQDTEKLHSEIEIEHEVVNSLVSKSKDISDVINIIQEIAFQTNILSLNAAVEAATAGEAGKGFAVVAQEVRNLANRSAEAATQIKNVVDSIQLETGRIKKSSESVAVVVNQTKDRVLVLSDLMNTFQRNSNRAVYEVESISNKIFINLAKLDHVIYKNNLYQLIFGGEHNFNPVDHHNCRLGKWYDSGLGKEEFSMVPSYKNLEKHHSIVHDEANSLAKECSGHSVSCSKQLIETKIEFVEDASEQVFVYLDRILEEKNNLIMKEAASRLFNE is encoded by the coding sequence ATGTTTTTTTCAGGTTCCAAGCATAAAGATGAAGAGATTCTTCAACTAAAAAAAGAGATAGAAGGTTTAAAAGAACAGTTAGAGCAAAAAAATCAAAAAGTTGAATCTTTACAAAAAAAAGTTGAAGATTCTATATCAAGCATAGAATTAGAAAATGTAAAAAAAGAATTAGATATTTATATTCAAATGGCAGGGTTTTCACAAAGTGAAGGGCTAATGGTATTTGGAAAAGATGATAAAGTATTTTTTAGAAATAAAAATACCATTGAACATGGGGTTGATGAACATGTTGTATTAAATGCAGTTAAAAACTCTTCAGATAGAGTGATTCTAAATGACTGTGAAGCTTCTGTTGCAATAAAAGAGTTTAATGATTACACTATAGTATCATTAAAGCAAACTTCAATACATGATAAAAAAGATGGTGGCTTACTTGAAAGACATAATAAGAATATGACTAATTCTTTATCAACAACACAAAATGCATATTTGAGTTTATTAGAAGAATTAAAATCTATGATGAAAGAATCAAAAGAAACTGCAGAGGGTTCAACAAAGGGATTAAACCTTACAAATGATATTGTTCAAGATACAGAAAAACTGCATAGTGAAATTGAGATTGAACATGAAGTTGTTAATTCATTGGTTTCAAAAAGCAAAGATATTTCAGATGTTATTAATATAATTCAAGAGATTGCCTTTCAAACAAATATTCTTTCACTTAATGCAGCAGTTGAAGCAGCAACTGCAGGTGAAGCAGGGAAAGGTTTTGCAGTAGTTGCACAAGAAGTAAGAAATCTTGCAAATAGGTCAGCTGAGGCAGCAACACAGATAAAAAATGTTGTAGATTCTATTCAATTAGAAACAGGAAGAATCAAAAAAAGCTCAGAAAGTGTTGCTGTTGTAGTAAACCAAACAAAAGACAGAGTTTTAGTTTTAAGTGATTTAATGAATACTTTCCAAAGAAACTCAAACAGAGCTGTTTATGAGGTGGAAAGTATTTCAAATAAAATCTTTATAAACTTAGCTAAACTAGACCATGTTATTTATAAAAACAATCTTTATCAGTTAATATTTGGTGGAGAACACAACTTTAACCCTGTTGATCATCATAACTGTAGACTTGGAAAATGGTATGATTCAGGATTAGGAAAAGAAGAGTTTAGTATGGTTCCTTCATATAAAAATCTTGAAAAACACCATTCGATTGTACATGATGAAGCAAATTCATTGGCAAAAGAGTGTTCAGGTCACTCTGTTTCATGTTCTAAACAATTAATTGAAACAAAAATAGAATTTGTTGAAGATGCAAGTGAACAAGTGTTTGTTTATTTAGATAGAATTTTAGAAGAAAAAAATAATTTGATTATGAAAGAGGCTGCTTCTAGGCTTTTTAATGAATAA